A genomic segment from Danio aesculapii chromosome 17, fDanAes4.1, whole genome shotgun sequence encodes:
- the eef1akmt2 gene encoding EEF1A lysine methyltransferase 2, protein MESSVSTHGTGDCPVNCTKSEDFAPSKLGTKEYWDGAYKRELQTYKDIGDVGEIWFGEESMHRVIRWMEAQNISENAAILDIGTGNGMFLVELARHGFSSLTGIDYSKAAVEFTTNILEEEGLKNINIQVEDFLNPSTELKGFDVCIDKGTFDAISLSPEDREEAKKHYVTSLRAAMQHNGFFIITSCNWTKEQLLEIFTPGFEFVQELPTPHFQFGGVTGNSVTALVFQRID, encoded by the exons ATGGAGTCGTCAGTGAGTACACATGGGACAGGAGATTGTCCAGTTAATTGTACAAAATCAGAAGATTTTGCGCCTTCAAAACTCGGAACAAAGGAATA CTGGGATGGTGCATACAAGAGAGAGCTGCAGACTTACAAGGATATTGGAGATGTTGGAGAAATATG GTTTGGTGAGGAAAGCATGCATAGAGTGATCAGATGGATGGAAGCGCAAAATATATCTGAAAACGCTGCCATTCTTGATATTGGAACTGGAAATGGGATGTTTCTTGTGGAACTG GCGAGGCATGGTTTTTCAAGCCTTACTGGAATCGACTATTCTAAGGCTGCTGTAGAGTTCACCACAAATATTCTGGAAGAAGAGggcttaaaaaatataaatattcag GTGGAGGATTTCCTGAACCCCAGCACGGAATTAAAGGGTTTTGATGTATGTATTGATAAAGGCACATTTGATGCCATTAGTTTGAGCCCAGAGGACAGAGAAGAGGCAAAAAAACATTATGTGACGTCTTTAAGAGCTGCCATGCAGCATAACGGCTTCTTCATCATCACTTCCTGCAACTGGACTAAAGAGCAGCTGCTGGAGATCTTCACACCTG gttttgAATTTGTGCAAGAGTTGCCCACCCCTCATTTCCAGTTTGGCGGTGTGACGGGTAACAGTGTGACCGCTTTGGTATTTCAACGGATTGACTGA